Below is a genomic region from Trichoderma asperellum chromosome 2, complete sequence.
TCATTCACCGCGAAGGTCGAGAAAATTCATTCTCATCATGGCCGCTGCAGAATTGGATCGCATGGCATTCACCGGTTAGCTGTTGCTTGTTGGCTAGATTTAGTCCATCTTTTGGCAGTCATTCAAGAAAACAGAAATAATGCATTAACATTGTCACTGTGCACGCGTGCTTCCTGTACCATGGCATTGACTTCTGTGATGGtgatgtctttttttttttctcttatctCTTCTTTAAACGTCATGTTTTTATTCAGAATTTATTCGAGTGTACGCTCGACGCCTCGTTGAATCCTCACTTTAACCTCGTGGAGAAGCAATCTCATTCCAGACATCCAGCACACAGCTCGCGTCCAGACAGGCCCTCCACTCCTTGGTGCTGAAGATTCGACAGCGGAGCAGAACCACCCCCAATACAGTTCCATCGAGTATATCGTTGTACAAAAGAAAGGTCGCGCCGATTTCCTTCCCATAGGTGATATCCATAATTCATTCCAGAGCAATCTTACTCCGGGGGTcacattaatatatataaacaaaagaagCGTCAATGATTCGAAGTCCCAAGAGAATTGCTCCGTCCCATATCCAATAAGTTATTCCTCCATGCGGCCAAAAACtccgtcgtcatcttcgtcgctgCGGGCGCGAGACCGCATGTCGAAATCGTCTTCGCTGTCCTCCATCTTGACGTCTTCACTTCCGCGACGCATCTCACCACGGGTGAAGCTTTCTGGCTGTCTGCTGGGGTAGCTGTTGATGAAGCCGGTGCTTACAAAGGAGGCAGCTTGGTCCAAAAATTGAGCTGGGACGGGAGGCACAGGTGGCGCGTCCTCAGCAAGTGTTGTTACAACGTTTCGCGagccgctgttgctgccaaagctgcagctCAATAACTCGACAGCGGCGGCCAATTCATGATCGTCCTCGCCAATCATAGCATCTGGTCGCACATCGATGCTGCCACTGCGAACATGGTCGAATCCGTTTACGTTGGGGATGCTGCCGCGGATAAGAGGGTTCTGCGGCTGCGGGGACTGGAAGCTTCGTGAAAATACGCTGCCAGAGCTAAAGCGCTTCTCACGATATGCGGTGGTATCGAAGGTAGGGCCATCCTCGGCGGTCGGCGGTGGGGTAGTATCGGCGGAACTCCGACCATCAGCTTGCTCCGAGTAGCCTGAGGCAGCGGGCGATGCCGTCTCCGGCTCGCTCGCGAAGTCTCTGGCAGAGTCTGGAGGAGTGACTGATCTCTCGTCGGGGTTGCCGTTCATAGCTACCAAGACAGATGCTGCTTCAAGCAGTTGCACCTGCTGGTGCTTTGAGATGAGCAACTTGGAGGTGTAGGACCACTCAGGAGTGTGTTCCCATCTAGCCAACGAGTCAACAAATGAAACCCAAACCACACACATGTTTGCCGACATAAAGAAGGGGAGACGGGGAAAGGGAATGCAAGGGACGCCAAAGGTAAGCCGGAGATGAGAGGTAAGACGACGCTGCACCCAAAACCTAGGCAAGTACACATATCACATGGCATAGAGGGGAGGGAGACCAACAGGTGCTTCGTCAAACAGCTGCTGTGCTTGTAGCCTTTGCCGCAAGTTTCGCAGCGAACTTCTACGCggttgctcttcttgccatcCTTGGTAAGAGGTTGACCGTCACTGGCTCGTCTTATGCGGGCTTGGTCGAATTTGGCGGCTGCCTCATCGCCTGAAAGCTCGTTGGACTCGTCGTCGATGGCGCTCTCTTGGGCTTCTCGCTTCGCATCCAGCAGCGCTGATTTGTTGGGCAGGCTGGCAGGTGGTGAGGGCAGGCTGTCAATCAGGCCAGCCCGGGCGGTGGTGTGCTTGGTGATGGTGTTCCGCCTGCCCCCGCTTGCAATCGGAATAGCGCCGCCCTGCTCGCTCTCTCGAATCGCGGCGGCCAGAGCAGCTACATTGGCGCCCGGAGTGGTGATTGACTTTCGGCGAGTTATTCGGTGTGTCGGATTGAGGGCACCGGCGAGGAGGGAGTGCGAGTGCGAGTTGGTTCGGGCGTGGGACTGGCGGCCGGGGAGGGCCGAGGATGCGGAGCTGGACATGGGAGAACGCTGGTGCGTCAATGGCCTCGTGGAAGGCTGCATCTCCTGCGGACGGACAACGATGTCAGCAAAAAGTGAAGCCTCGCCAGCGCAGGGACAAGCCGGATCAGCGGCTCCAAGCCGGCAACGGAATCATCTCATACTTTTGAGGAGGCCATTGCGAAGCGGGCTTGAAGGATTGAGGGATGGACGAGACGCTGGACCGTTGcgggctcagcagcaacgcTTTCGATCGTAGAGGATGTCCAAAACAGAGAATGTCAAGCTTGACAAGCtgattattttatttattattggTATCCAGCACGTGTAGGTGTTGAggtgagagaagaaaaaagttagggaaaaaaaagccaggaTCTTGGTGCAAGTGGTGAGAACGAGAAATAATTATTTTGGGAGGAGCAATACGGCGCCATGGCAAGGGAgtgtgtgagtgtgtgtAGATGCGGCACGGCGGGGGCGCGTGTATTAGCACTGGCATTAGTAGGAGTAGCAGTACTTGTACGGAGGAGGACAAGCCCAGGTATGAGTATCAGCGGTACctggtacggagtacattaGGAGCGagaatacggagtacggagCAGGTACCGCGCACGCCACCAGAGGGAGGTCGGTACGGAGAGGCACTCGTTGCTGCAAAAACACAGTACAGAGTACGAGGAATGATACATGAGACAAGGCACGTCCAGAGCACAGACAGAGTAAATAAAGGGACACATTTCATTCACTCTTTTAATCTGCGCGCTCCCTCtccttgttctctctcttctctttcttccttttagTTGCAATCAATCAGAGCACCCCCTCCGGTACTCTGCTTGTACCTGGCCGCGCTTCAGTCAGGAGAGCCAGCCAAAGCAAGGCACCGCACCGCACCGGCGGCCGGACCCAGTCAGTTCTGCACCACACTGTGGCCGTTATTGCCTGTGCAAACCGCCCAAACGTTCAGCCCGTGGGGCGCAGCATCAAATGGCTGGTGAGGGCCACCGCAGCCCAGGCAGGCACCTCGAGCGCCGGGCCTGGTTGGCCGTGCTTCCAGTGGCTTCCACAGCGATGGGTCGCCTCTCCATTTAttccattttttttgttcctcttGTCCCCTCCAGTGCCAACACTTGTGTCTTGTCCGTGCAAGTCGCAGTCGCGCGCGCCCGAAGGTGGGGTGTAGCCAAGGTCTGACTGGGCTATTGGCCCGCTGACCCGGGTTGATCACCAGGTCGAATGGAGAGGCCGTAAAGGGGGATGCTGGAGGCTTCTGAAGGAGTAATTGGAGGGCTGAGGTCGGAAAGGGGGGGGTGCAGCGATAAAAGCGTACAGTGCCGATAAACTTCCCTCCCCAGGGCTGGCTGGATGGATGTTTGTAGGAGGCCTGTAATTGTCGGTGCCAGTAATTTCCATCTGCCATGTCCCATTGCCTACCAAGGTACCTACTCTATCTTTGACGAGATACCTGCCGCTATACACAAGAGACAAGAGGCCAGCGCTGTACTGGTACGTGCAGGGAGAGGCCAGCACCAACTAAGCCTGGCGTCCCCAATACGGAGCACCAGCCAGCTCATCAGCGTGGGAGCCGAGTGGGTTGTTTGGGCTTACGTACTGATACGTCCTAAAAAGAGCCCTGGGACGCTGATGGTGCCAGCCAGCGTGTCGCCCTGTCATATCATGTCAAGCCCTATCATGCTCCCTTGTTCTCTGTATGAGCCCCTGTAAAAACCCCGTAAAGGGATGGGAGTTTGCCTCCTATCGAGGCCATGGCTGAGCGTAGAAATTCTGGAACAAAAGTTGGGTTGGGGGAGGAAAGATTGGttctactacctacctactaggcaGTACCTAAGGTAGGCAGTACTTCTAGGTAGCACATGGCTTCCGACAAGACTACTTTGCATGCACGCACAATCAGCGGACGGCCAATGTACCTCCTTGAATACGCCTCTACATCGGATGCTACACCAGAACTTGAATGCCAGATGGCCACTGCAATTCGCGCTAGAATTGCGAACTACAATGCTAATTACACAGTAGTATTTCTATAGCAGCGAACCGGTCCCTCCTCATCCGCCATTAGTGTGCGCGTTGGGACTCACATGACGAACGCCAGCCCAGTTCTCGCACGGAGGCACCTGATTCAGTCAAGGAGGGGGTGGGCTGACGAAGGAACGACGTTGAAATGAAATGGCGACTTGGGATTACAGACGAGTACGACTCAATTCATCAAAAAACCGCCATCCCGATCGCGGGTTAGTGCAGGCAAAAGGGCAGTAACTGCGCAAGTAGCACAGCATCAATTTACTCCGCAGTATCGCGTGCCCGGGCGGAAGCAAACAGCGGTAGTATAGCTAATCAATATTACTACTTCGTCGCATGAGTATATCGAGCTATCATGATTTCAGTCCAGCGAGCAGCGAATGGTGGCCATCTCTGCTGCAAACTGGCTCGATTGGCGAGAATGCATGGTGAAATTAATTGCATTGAGGAGGGGGCAAttggtctctctttttttttttttttttcctaatCTCATGTACTTGGTGTACTTGCAATCAATTGCTCACACCCCTCCGATGCAGGCGAACCGAGGGGTGAGTAATTcagctgaaa
It encodes:
- a CDS encoding uncharacterized protein (EggNog:ENOG41), which produces MQPSTRPLTHQRSPMSSSASSALPGRQSHARTNSHSHSLLAGALNPTHRITRRKSITTPGANVAALAAAIRESEQGGAIPIASGGRRNTITKHTTARAGLIDSLPSPPASLPNKSALLDAKREAQESAIDDESNELSGDEAAAKFDQARIRRASDGQPLTKDGKKSNRVEVRCETCGKGYKHSSCLTKHLWEHTPEWSYTSKLLISKHQQVQLLEAASVLVAMNGNPDERSVTPPDSARDFASEPETASPAASGYSEQADGRSSADTTPPPTAEDGPTFDTTAYREKRFSSGSVFSRSFQSPQPQNPLIRGSIPNVNGFDHVRSGSIDVRPDAMIGEDDHELAAAVELLSCSFGSNSGSRNVVTTLAEDAPPVPPVPAQFLDQAASFVSTGFINSYPSRQPESFTRGEMRRGSEDVKMEDSEDDFDMRSRARSDEDDDGVFGRMEE